The genomic DNA AGCGATCAAATTTGACCAGGCCAAAGCTGGATCTTTCTCACAAAATACCTGTTTTGAAACCGCCACAGATTGAGTTTTAATAGGGTAAATAAAGGTGTAAATAGTCACATCCTTTAATTTGCTTAGTTCAGTCTCAAGCTGTTTACAATACGGGCAATTTGGGTCAGAAAAGATCGCAATCTGGCGTTTACCATTACCTCGCACGGTTTTGACTGCATCCTGTAACGGCAATTTTTTCCAGTCAACACTGTTCTGCTTCAGTATTAAATCTTTGGTCAGGTTTTTCTGATCACTTAATCGGAACATGGAACCGACCAGAATATGTTGAGCATCTTCCCCCAAATATACCACTTGGCCATCCATTGAGCCGCTATAAATCCCTTTCATTTCGGTGGTTTGAATATTTTCAATGTTTAGTTTGGGATGTTGCTTACTCAGGTTGGTTTTCACTGTATCGACATTTGCCAAAGTTAAAGTGGAAATAAAACTCACCAAGGCACATACCAATGTTTTTTTAATCATCTATTTTGCTCATCGCTTTAAAATCCTTCCCGCTGATTCTACTCAAAAACCAGCCAGGTAATCTTAAAATTTTAGCTCGCCTTACTGAAAATACACATATTTACCCAGCAAGGTTTCACGTGGAACATGGATTTAGCGTGGATTAATTTCTACCGAAACATGTACGATTTCCTCATGAATGGACAAGGCTGCACGAATCTGGTCTGCATTCAAATTGAAATCGGTGGCTAAAGCTAAAATGCAGGAGAATTTACCTTTGCCGACTTTCCAGACATGCAGGTCAGTAATTTCTACTAGAGGAAATTCTGCAATCACCTCGCGAATTTCCTCTACGACCGGATGATCCATTTCTGCATCCAGTAAGGTTTTTCCAGTTTCTTGAATGAGGCCCCAAGCCCATTTCGCCACCAGAATGGATCCGATGATGCCCAGTGCAGCATCCAGAAAAGTCCAATTCAAATACTTGGCAGCAAACAGGGCAATAATGGCAAAAACTGAAGTCACAGCATCGGCAACCACATGCATAAAAGCGGCTTTCTGGTTTAAGTCATGCTCGGTATGAGTATGCTCATTTTCATGATCATGGTGATGGTGATGGTGATGGTGATCATCATGCAGTAACCATGCGCAGATTAAATTAATCACCAGGCCCAATATTGCAATCGGAATGGCTTGATTATAAAGAATATCAACCGGGTTGAGCAGTCGTTCAATCGATTGAAAGGCCATAAACACCGCCACCACCATCAACAAGATGGCGCTGCTATAGCCTGCCAAAATTTCAATTTTCCAGGTGCCAAAACTAAAACGATGATCCTGCGCATAACGACGTGCAGAACGGTAAGCAAAATAAGCCAGTCCCAGCGCCAGCATATGCGAACTCATGTGCCAGCCATCGGCCAGCAAGGCCATAGAGTTGTAAATCCAGCCACCAATCACTTCTAATAACATCATCACTGCCGTTAGAATGGTCGCCAATAAAATGCGTTTTTGTGCGAGCGGGTTGCCTTCATCAAACTGATGACTATGGGTTCGGGTCAATGGGGCGTCTTGCATAATCTAGATTTTCAATATACTCCCCCATAGTATATTTATTTTTGGAGAATAATGTTGGGTCATTTATATCAGGACAAGAAAATTCAGAATCGGGTCAAACGTTTACAAGGTCAGATTAATGCAGTGGATCTGGCTTTAAATACACCTGATGCTTCATGTATTCAAATATTGCAGCAGGCTGCCGCGATTAAAGGTGCGGTGAATGGTCTGATAAATGAGCTTATTGAAGCACATTTGCGTCATCACGTGATTGGAGAACAGACAGCAATTAATGAAACAGAACTGGAAGAATTTCTTAAATTATTAAAGCGTTATAGCTAAACTTCTTACATTTTATCCATTGACGCTATAGATCGATAACCAGTACGCTAAATTCTCCTTTTCTCCCCCCCTATTTGCCATTTTGAACGCTGTGGCAAATATTTTTGCGACACTCTATGACAAATC from Acinetobacter sp. CS-2 includes the following:
- a CDS encoding DsbC family protein, with protein sequence MIKKTLVCALVSFISTLTLANVDTVKTNLSKQHPKLNIENIQTTEMKGIYSGSMDGQVVYLGEDAQHILVGSMFRLSDQKNLTKDLILKQNSVDWKKLPLQDAVKTVRGNGKRQIAIFSDPNCPYCKQLETELSKLKDVTIYTFIYPIKTQSVAVSKQVFCEKDPALAWSNLIAKGIQPNANKSCANPIERNLSLGKTLGLTGTPAIVFSNGFKVMGAYPAQEIEKIWKELGL
- the dmeF gene encoding CDF family Co(II)/Ni(II) efflux transporter DmeF, encoding MQDAPLTRTHSHQFDEGNPLAQKRILLATILTAVMMLLEVIGGWIYNSMALLADGWHMSSHMLALGLAYFAYRSARRYAQDHRFSFGTWKIEILAGYSSAILLMVVAVFMAFQSIERLLNPVDILYNQAIPIAILGLVINLICAWLLHDDHHHHHHHHDHENEHTHTEHDLNQKAAFMHVVADAVTSVFAIIALFAAKYLNWTFLDAALGIIGSILVAKWAWGLIQETGKTLLDAEMDHPVVEEIREVIAEFPLVEITDLHVWKVGKGKFSCILALATDFNLNADQIRAALSIHEEIVHVSVEINPR
- a CDS encoding metal/formaldehyde-sensitive transcriptional repressor codes for the protein MGHLYQDKKIQNRVKRLQGQINAVDLALNTPDASCIQILQQAAAIKGAVNGLINELIEAHLRHHVIGEQTAINETELEEFLKLLKRYS